The proteins below are encoded in one region of Corynebacterium sphenisci DSM 44792:
- a CDS encoding 1-deoxy-D-xylulose-5-phosphate synthase, producing the protein MGILESIRSPADLRGLDRAALTRLAAEIRAALVAATARCGGHLGSNLGVVELTIALHRVADSPADPVLFDIGHQAYVHKMLTGRAAGFRRLRAAGGLSGYPARAESAHDWLESSHASAAPAVALGLARALRGRTPDATVYCVLGDGALTGGMALEALNVAAAEDPPPNLVLVLNDNGRSYAPTVGAVPARLAEVAAALGIGYAGPVDGHDIAAVEAALAAARDAGGLRLVHARTVKGRGHAPALADAAEAMHTVAPADPGAPAEPAETWTAVFGDWAEAAAARDPRVHAVTAAMAGPCGLAGFAERHPGRLHDVGIAEQAALGLAAGLSLGGARPVVAMYSTFLQRGMDQLLMDLALTARPALLAVDRAGVTGADGPSHNGAWDLVLAAATPGLRAAAPRDGADLRRALDEALAAPGPALVRYPKGPVPEPIPARAALPGAGGVEVLLGDPGAAEVLLIGIGALAGEALAAGRRLAAEGRAVAVLHPRWVLPTPPELVAVCAAAPATVTVEDGLARGGAGAALAAGIATRRPGAAVACLGLPTAFLDQGGRGPILAAHGLDAAGIAARARALIDAARAGRR; encoded by the coding sequence ATGGGCATCCTGGAATCCATCAGATCCCCGGCGGATCTGCGCGGGCTCGACCGCGCCGCGCTCACCCGGCTCGCCGCCGAGATCCGGGCCGCGCTGGTGGCGGCCACGGCCCGCTGCGGCGGGCACCTGGGCTCCAACCTGGGGGTGGTGGAGCTGACCATCGCGCTGCACCGGGTCGCCGACTCCCCGGCGGACCCGGTGCTCTTCGACATCGGCCACCAGGCCTATGTGCACAAAATGCTCACCGGCCGGGCCGCCGGGTTCCGGCGGCTGCGCGCCGCGGGCGGGCTCTCCGGCTACCCCGCCCGCGCCGAATCCGCCCACGACTGGCTGGAGTCCTCGCACGCCTCCGCCGCCCCCGCGGTGGCCCTCGGCCTGGCCCGGGCGCTGCGCGGGCGCACCCCCGACGCCACCGTGTACTGCGTGCTCGGCGATGGCGCGCTCACCGGGGGGATGGCCCTGGAGGCGCTCAACGTCGCCGCGGCCGAGGACCCGCCGCCGAATCTGGTGCTGGTGCTCAACGACAACGGCAGATCCTACGCGCCCACCGTCGGCGCGGTGCCCGCCCGGCTCGCCGAGGTCGCCGCGGCCCTGGGCATCGGCTACGCGGGGCCGGTGGACGGGCACGACATCGCCGCGGTGGAGGCGGCGCTCGCCGCCGCCCGGGACGCCGGGGGACTGCGCCTGGTGCACGCCCGCACGGTGAAGGGCCGGGGCCACGCCCCGGCGCTGGCCGACGCCGCCGAGGCGATGCACACCGTCGCCCCCGCCGACCCGGGGGCGCCCGCGGAGCCGGCCGAGACCTGGACCGCGGTCTTCGGCGACTGGGCGGAGGCGGCCGCGGCCAGGGATCCCCGGGTGCACGCGGTCACCGCGGCGATGGCCGGGCCCTGCGGGCTGGCCGGATTCGCCGAGCGGCACCCGGGCCGGCTGCACGACGTCGGCATCGCCGAGCAGGCCGCGCTGGGCCTGGCCGCCGGACTCAGCCTCGGCGGGGCCCGGCCGGTGGTGGCGATGTACTCCACCTTCCTGCAGCGCGGGATGGATCAGCTGCTGATGGATCTGGCGCTCACCGCCCGGCCGGCGCTGCTCGCCGTGGATCGGGCCGGGGTCACCGGGGCGGACGGGCCCAGCCACAACGGGGCCTGGGATCTGGTGCTCGCCGCGGCGACCCCCGGCCTGCGCGCCGCGGCCCCCCGCGATGGCGCGGATCTGCGCCGGGCCCTGGACGAGGCCCTGGCCGCCCCCGGACCCGCCCTGGTGCGCTACCCCAAGGGCCCGGTGCCGGAGCCGATCCCGGCGCGGGCCGCGCTGCCCGGCGCCGGCGGGGTGGAGGTGCTGCTGGGCGATCCAGGCGCCGCCGAGGTGCTGCTGATCGGGATCGGGGCGCTGGCCGGGGAGGCCCTCGCGGCCGGGCGGCGGCTGGCCGCGGAGGGCCGGGCGGTCGCGGTGCTGCATCCGCGGTGGGTGCTGCCCACCCCGCCGGAGCTGGTCGCCGTCTGCGCCGCCGCCCCGGCCACGGTCACCGTGGAGGACGGGCTGGCCCGCGGCGGGGCGGGGGCGGCCCTGGCCGCCGGGATCGCCACCCGGCGCCCGGGTGCGGCGGTGGCCTGCCTGGGCCTGCCCACCGCCTTCCTCGACCAGGGCGGGCGGGGCCCGATCCTGGCCGCCCACGGCCTGGACGCCGCCGGGATCGCCGCCCGGGCGCGCGCCCTGATCGACGCGGCGCGGGCCGGGCGGCGCTGA
- a CDS encoding ThiF family adenylyltransferase, whose amino-acid sequence MRALVEPGPPLTDAEAARYARHLSLPGLGPLGQRRLRAARVLVVGAGGLGSPILAYLGAAGVGRLTVIDDDVVEESNLQRQVLHRAADLGRPKAESAADAVRRLDPAARVTPVVGRLTADNAAALFADHDLVLDGADNFATRYLVADAGELTGTPVVWGTIDRYAGQVSVFWPGEGPLLRDLYPEQPDPDSVPSCAAGGVLGALVGLVGSTMAVEALKVLAGVGEPAVGRLLLIDALAARTRELAFAPDPDRTPATALAEVGAACPATAAPAPEPAPAAVGATALAAELAGPAAPVVVDVRDPGERAELPIPPARPVPLATILVEGWAALAGLPGCAGDRPAPVVLACRSGARSARALAALAADPATPAAAAPRVLAGGALAWAAGPGAG is encoded by the coding sequence GTGAGGGCCCTGGTCGAGCCGGGCCCGCCGCTCACCGACGCCGAGGCCGCCCGCTACGCCCGGCACCTCAGCCTGCCCGGGCTGGGCCCGCTCGGCCAGCGCCGGCTGCGCGCGGCCCGGGTGCTGGTGGTCGGCGCCGGGGGCCTGGGCTCGCCGATCCTGGCCTACCTCGGCGCCGCCGGGGTCGGCCGGCTCACCGTCATCGACGATGACGTGGTCGAGGAGTCGAACCTGCAGCGCCAGGTGCTGCACCGCGCCGCCGACCTCGGCCGGCCGAAGGCGGAGTCCGCCGCCGACGCGGTGCGCCGGCTGGATCCGGCGGCGCGGGTCACCCCGGTGGTGGGCCGGCTCACCGCGGACAACGCCGCGGCGCTGTTCGCCGACCATGATCTGGTGCTCGACGGGGCGGACAACTTCGCCACCCGCTACCTCGTCGCCGACGCCGGCGAGCTCACCGGCACCCCGGTGGTGTGGGGCACCATCGACCGCTACGCCGGGCAGGTGTCGGTGTTCTGGCCCGGGGAGGGCCCGCTGCTGCGGGATCTCTACCCGGAGCAGCCGGATCCGGATTCGGTGCCCTCCTGCGCCGCCGGCGGGGTGCTCGGCGCCCTGGTCGGCCTGGTCGGCTCCACCATGGCGGTGGAGGCCCTGAAGGTGCTCGCCGGAGTCGGGGAACCAGCGGTGGGCCGGCTGCTGCTCATCGACGCCCTCGCCGCGCGCACCCGGGAACTGGCCTTCGCCCCGGACCCGGACCGGACGCCGGCGACCGCGCTCGCGGAGGTCGGCGCCGCCTGCCCCGCCACGGCGGCCCCCGCACCGGAGCCGGCGCCGGCCGCGGTGGGCGCCACGGCGCTGGCGGCGGAGCTGGCCGGCCCCGCCGCGCCCGTCGTGGTCGATGTGCGGGATCCGGGGGAACGGGCGGAGCTGCCCATTCCCCCGGCGCGCCCGGTTCCGCTGGCGACGATCCTGGTCGAGGGCTGGGCGGCGCTGGCGGGCCTGCCCGGCTGCGCCGGGGACCGGCCGGCCCCGGTGGTGCTGGCCTGCCGCTCCGGGGCGCGATCGGCCCGTGCGCTCGCGGCGCTGGCCGCGGACCCGGCGACCCCCGCGGCGGCGGCGCCACGGGTGCTCGCCGGGGGCGCGCTGGCCTGGGCCGCCGGACCGGGCGCCGGCTGA
- a CDS encoding thiazole synthase, with protein MAHVDEPLRIGDLELGSRLIMGTGGATSLEVLGRALVASGTQLTTVAMRRVDAGGRGGVFELLHGLGIAVLPNTAGCYTARDAVLTAQLAREALETDLVKLEVIADEDTLLPDPVELVDAADRLVADGFTVLAYTNDDPALAKRLEELGCAAVMPAGAPIGTGLGILNPHNIELIADRAGVPVILDAGIGTASEAATAMELGCDAVLLASAVTRAQAPETMAEAFRHAVAAGRLARLSGRIPRRRLARASSTFEGLVTGGREDESL; from the coding sequence ATGGCGCACGTCGACGAACCCCTGCGGATCGGGGATCTGGAGCTGGGCTCCCGGCTCATCATGGGCACCGGCGGGGCGACCAGCCTGGAGGTGCTCGGCCGGGCCCTGGTCGCCTCCGGCACTCAGCTGACCACCGTGGCGATGCGCCGGGTCGACGCCGGCGGGCGCGGCGGCGTCTTCGAGCTGCTGCACGGGCTCGGCATCGCGGTGCTGCCGAACACCGCCGGCTGCTACACCGCCCGGGACGCGGTGCTCACCGCCCAGCTGGCCCGGGAGGCCCTGGAGACGGACCTGGTGAAGCTGGAGGTGATCGCCGACGAGGACACCCTGCTGCCGGACCCGGTGGAGCTGGTCGACGCCGCCGACCGGCTGGTCGCCGACGGGTTCACCGTGCTGGCCTACACCAACGACGACCCCGCGCTGGCGAAGCGCCTGGAGGAGCTCGGCTGCGCCGCGGTGATGCCCGCGGGGGCCCCGATCGGCACCGGGCTGGGCATCCTCAACCCGCACAACATCGAGCTCATCGCCGACCGCGCCGGGGTGCCGGTGATCCTGGACGCCGGGATCGGCACCGCCAGCGAGGCGGCCACCGCGATGGAGCTGGGCTGCGACGCGGTGCTGCTGGCCTCCGCGGTGACCCGCGCCCAGGCCCCGGAGACCATGGCCGAGGCCTTCCGGCACGCCGTCGCCGCCGGCCGGCTGGCCCGGCTGTCCGGGCGGATCCCGCGGCGCCGGCTGGCCCGGGCCTCCTCCACCTTCGAGGGCCTGGTCACCGGGGGCCGGGAGGACGAGTCGCTGTGA
- the thiS gene encoding sulfur carrier protein ThiS, translating to MTLTVNGRPHPAAPGETLLDLVAGWTGRDLGSDGAPADGRPLGVAVAVDGAVVPRARWAATPAAGAVDIVTAVQGG from the coding sequence ATGACCCTCACCGTCAACGGGCGGCCGCATCCGGCGGCGCCCGGAGAGACCCTGCTCGACCTGGTGGCCGGCTGGACCGGCCGCGACCTCGGCTCCGACGGGGCGCCCGCCGACGGCCGGCCGCTGGGCGTCGCCGTCGCCGTGGACGGCGCGGTGGTGCCGCGCGCCCGCTGGGCGGCGACCCCGGCCGCCGGCGCGGTGGACATCGTCACCGCGGTGCAGGGGGGCTGA
- the thiO gene encoding glycine oxidase ThiO, which translates to MVDHAATSRTAAAAGGPDHDVIVVGAGIIGLATARELLRRGRGVTVVDPDPVSGASRAAAGMLAPVAEVVWDQPALYPLMVESGRRWPGLAAAVAAESGREVGYLANATLVCAGDAADRRHLTELAGLQRDLGMAAEPIPAAEARRREPALGPGCVGAVHLPGDHQVDPRRFCAALLELLGPRVRRARVAGVTFAGDRATGVRLADGTELRGAEVLLAAGLGIGDIAGAPPEVAAALRPVHGEVLRLQVPERLRPLLTRTIRGVVHGRPVYLVPRADGTVVLGATSREDALPGVLAGGVEQLLRDARRLVPAVAELELVETIARARPGSPDDAPLIGRIGPGLSVSAGYFRHGILLTALGAALGADAVTGAPPDPRFAAAIDPTRFPTRRNETP; encoded by the coding sequence ATGGTCGACCATGCCGCAACCAGCCGCACCGCCGCCGCAGCCGGCGGGCCCGACCATGACGTGATCGTGGTCGGCGCCGGGATCATCGGCCTGGCCACCGCCCGGGAGCTGCTCCGCCGCGGCCGGGGGGTCACCGTCGTCGACCCGGATCCGGTCTCCGGGGCGTCCCGGGCGGCCGCCGGGATGCTCGCGCCGGTCGCCGAGGTGGTCTGGGACCAGCCGGCGCTCTACCCGCTGATGGTCGAATCCGGGCGCCGCTGGCCGGGGCTGGCCGCCGCCGTGGCCGCCGAATCCGGCCGGGAGGTCGGCTACCTGGCGAACGCCACCCTGGTCTGCGCCGGGGACGCCGCGGATCGCCGGCACCTCACCGAGCTCGCCGGGCTGCAGCGGGATCTCGGCATGGCGGCGGAGCCGATCCCCGCCGCCGAGGCGCGCCGGCGGGAACCCGCCCTGGGCCCGGGCTGCGTCGGCGCGGTGCACCTGCCCGGCGACCACCAGGTCGACCCCCGCCGCTTCTGCGCCGCCCTGCTCGAGCTCCTCGGCCCCCGGGTGCGCCGGGCCCGGGTGGCCGGGGTGACCTTCGCCGGGGACCGGGCCACCGGGGTGCGCCTGGCCGACGGAACCGAACTGCGCGGCGCCGAGGTGCTGCTCGCCGCGGGCCTGGGCATCGGGGACATCGCCGGGGCGCCGCCGGAGGTGGCCGCCGCGCTGCGCCCGGTGCACGGCGAGGTGCTCCGGCTGCAGGTCCCGGAGCGGCTGCGTCCGCTGCTCACCCGCACCATCCGCGGGGTGGTGCACGGTCGCCCGGTGTACCTGGTGCCCAGGGCCGACGGCACCGTGGTGCTCGGCGCCACCTCCCGCGAGGACGCCCTGCCCGGGGTGCTCGCAGGCGGGGTGGAGCAGCTGCTCCGCGACGCCCGCCGGCTGGTGCCCGCGGTGGCCGAGCTGGAGCTGGTGGAGACGATCGCCCGGGCCCGGCCCGGCTCCCCCGACGACGCCCCGCTGATCGGCCGGATCGGCCCGGGGCTGAGCGTCTCCGCCGGCTACTTCCGGCACGGCATCCTGCTCACCGCGCTCGGCGCCGCCCTCGGCGCGGACGCGGTGACCGGCGCCCCGCCGGATCCCCGGTTCGCCGCCGCCATCGACCCCACCCGCTTCCCGACAAGGAGGAACGAGACCCCATGA
- the thiE gene encoding thiamine phosphate synthase: protein MSSIWSPPAPDPELRARRERLLAGARLYLCTDARTATGDLEDFLHAAYAGGVDIIQLRDKAIEARAEIEAVRLLGAVAAEHGRLFAVNDRADVAALTGADVFHVGQGDLTTAQARALLGPDVLLGRSNRTEAMFAESLADPGIDYAVIGPVWATPTKPGRAPVGPAMVARAAELAAAAGKPWFAIGGVDAGRVAGLRARGAERVVVVRAITQAADPRAAARGLRDALGG from the coding sequence ATGAGTAGCATCTGGTCCCCGCCCGCCCCGGACCCGGAGCTGCGCGCCCGCCGCGAACGCCTGCTCGCCGGGGCCCGCCTGTACCTGTGCACCGATGCGCGCACCGCCACCGGGGACCTGGAGGATTTCCTGCACGCCGCCTACGCCGGGGGCGTGGACATCATCCAGCTGCGCGACAAGGCCATCGAGGCCCGCGCCGAAATCGAGGCGGTGCGGCTGCTCGGCGCCGTCGCCGCCGAGCACGGCCGGCTCTTCGCGGTCAACGATCGCGCCGACGTCGCCGCGCTCACCGGCGCGGACGTCTTCCACGTGGGCCAGGGCGATCTCACCACCGCCCAGGCCCGGGCGCTGCTCGGCCCGGATGTGCTGCTCGGCCGCTCCAACCGCACCGAGGCGATGTTCGCCGAATCCCTCGCCGACCCGGGGATCGACTACGCGGTGATCGGCCCGGTGTGGGCCACCCCCACCAAACCCGGACGGGCCCCGGTCGGCCCGGCGATGGTAGCCCGGGCCGCGGAGCTGGCCGCGGCCGCCGGCAAACCCTGGTTCGCGATCGGCGGCGTCGACGCCGGGCGGGTGGCCGGGCTGCGCGCCCGGGGCGCGGAGCGGGTGGTGGTGGTGCGCGCCATCACCCAGGCCGCCGACCCGCGGGCGGCGGCCCGGGGGCTGCGCGACGCCCTCGGCGGCTAG
- a CDS encoding Na+/H+ antiporter family protein, translating to MNAVLVAVLVMLILAVARVHVVLALFTGALVGGLLGGLGLDGTMVAFQEGLSGGAKIALSYALLGAFAMAVASSGLPRLLAEWLIGRLGVESPGARRAAVAATKWGMLAGILAMSVMSQNLIPVHIAFIPLIIPPLLTVFNRMRLDRRLVACIMTFGLTTTYMYIPVGFGNIFLNDILLGNIRKAGLDTSGIAIMHAMGIPALGMLAGLAIAVLVSYRRPRDYEDRPIADTGDGEEPISRYRVSVALVAILVTFLIQVVMQARDAEADSLLVGALAGLAVFMGTGAVKWRQADDVFTSGMKMMALIGFIMITAQGFAAVMTATGEVESLVTTTAEIFAGNRAIAALAMLVVGLVVTMGIGSSFSTLPIITAIYVPLCATMGFSPVATVALIGTAGALGDAGSPASDSTLGPTSGLNADGQHDHIRDSVIPTFIHFNIPLLLAGWLATMVL from the coding sequence ATGAACGCCGTGCTGGTCGCCGTCCTGGTGATGCTCATCCTCGCCGTCGCCCGCGTGCACGTGGTGCTCGCCCTGTTCACCGGGGCCCTGGTCGGCGGGCTGCTCGGCGGCCTGGGCCTGGACGGCACCATGGTCGCCTTCCAGGAGGGCCTGTCCGGGGGCGCGAAAATCGCGCTCAGCTACGCCCTGCTCGGCGCCTTCGCGATGGCGGTGGCCAGCTCCGGGCTGCCCCGGCTGCTCGCCGAATGGCTGATCGGCCGGCTCGGCGTGGAATCCCCGGGGGCGCGGCGCGCCGCGGTGGCGGCCACGAAATGGGGGATGCTCGCCGGGATCCTGGCCATGTCGGTGATGAGCCAGAACCTGATCCCGGTGCACATCGCCTTCATCCCGCTGATCATCCCGCCGTTGCTGACCGTGTTCAACCGGATGCGCCTGGACCGCCGGCTGGTGGCCTGCATCATGACCTTCGGCCTGACCACCACCTACATGTACATCCCGGTGGGCTTCGGCAACATCTTCCTCAACGACATCCTGCTCGGCAACATCCGCAAGGCGGGGCTGGACACCTCCGGGATCGCGATCATGCACGCCATGGGCATCCCGGCCCTGGGCATGCTCGCCGGCCTGGCGATCGCGGTGCTCGTCTCCTACCGGCGGCCCCGGGACTACGAGGATCGGCCGATCGCGGACACCGGGGACGGGGAGGAGCCGATTTCGCGCTACCGGGTCAGCGTCGCCCTGGTCGCCATCCTGGTCACCTTCCTCATCCAGGTGGTGATGCAGGCCCGCGACGCCGAGGCGGATTCGCTGCTGGTGGGCGCCCTGGCCGGGCTGGCGGTGTTCATGGGCACCGGGGCGGTGAAATGGCGCCAGGCCGATGACGTGTTCACCTCGGGCATGAAGATGATGGCCCTGATCGGCTTCATCATGATCACCGCCCAGGGCTTCGCCGCGGTGATGACCGCCACCGGCGAGGTGGAGTCCCTGGTCACCACCACCGCGGAGATCTTCGCCGGCAACCGCGCGATCGCGGCGCTGGCGATGCTGGTGGTCGGCCTGGTGGTCACCATGGGCATCGGCTCCTCCTTCTCCACGCTGCCCATCATCACCGCCATCTACGTGCCGCTGTGCGCGACCATGGGCTTCTCCCCGGTGGCCACGGTGGCGCTCATCGGCACCGCCGGGGCCCTCGGCGACGCCGGCTCCCCGGCCTCGGACTCCACCCTGGGCCCGACCTCCGGGCTCAACGCCGACGGCCAGCACGACCACATCCGGGACTCGGTGATCCCCACCTTCATCCACTTCAACATCCCGCTGCTGCTCGCCGGCTGGCTGGCCACGATGGTGCTCTGA
- a CDS encoding neutral/alkaline non-lysosomal ceramidase N-terminal domain-containing protein → MRRHTTTATRCAGSGPRTTRRGFLGGSAAAAGAILLSRMTAGAADRAAAAAPMTVGRGLADMTGEPLGAGFNGYAVPEQTSAGLHQRQFARAFVFADAADRRLVHVTADMGLMFQSIQQEVLRRLAARYGALYHEGNVLIGASHTHVAPGGTSGHLMVDITTMGFRPVTFEATVAGIVSAIERAHADLAPGAIALTVGTVGDAGVNRSRAAFERNPAAERALFPGGVNPDSTTLHVLRGGRSAGFINWFGIHPTTFGPEHTLISGDSKGYAAWLTEHAAGVDHRAPAEAPFVAAFAMSTPGDVSPNQGLVPGSGPGVDEYDSARILGRRQADGVRGRAIPLAGGGIEGRHRWVDMSDVAVAPRFTDHGRPGRTGPAILGAAFAASSQEDGGGDPALGFNEGSRGGTPWVRRVNAVAVPPAAKEIHGAKELLLPVGYLPGMVQQTHLFHVHRLGGVTIASLPFEPTTVAGARIRAVVAEALGADPATVIVQGYVSGYGHYIATPQEYDQQDYEGGATIFGRDTLGAAMQSLHGLAAGLAAGEAVDPGSPAGDLTGMIPPSPKGGPPVDLPPAGGDFGDVLAAPGAPVRRGEPVTVEFAAANPNADLRHEAGYHVVEDPSGAVVADDSHEDTRLLFRREGARTVATVRWDTAHAAPGVHRIRYAGSARDAAGRLRPFTGVAEVELI, encoded by the coding sequence ATGCGGCGACACACCACCACGGCGACCCGGTGCGCGGGATCCGGGCCCCGCACCACCCGACGCGGCTTCCTCGGCGGCTCCGCGGCCGCCGCGGGGGCGATCCTGCTGTCCCGGATGACCGCCGGCGCCGCCGACCGCGCCGCCGCGGCCGCCCCGATGACGGTGGGCCGGGGCCTCGCGGACATGACCGGGGAGCCCCTCGGCGCCGGGTTCAACGGCTACGCGGTGCCGGAGCAGACCTCCGCCGGGCTGCACCAGCGCCAGTTCGCCCGGGCCTTCGTCTTCGCCGATGCCGCGGACCGGCGGCTGGTGCACGTCACCGCGGACATGGGGCTGATGTTCCAGTCCATCCAGCAGGAGGTGCTGCGCCGGCTGGCCGCCCGGTACGGCGCGCTCTACCACGAGGGCAATGTGCTGATCGGGGCCTCGCACACCCACGTCGCCCCGGGCGGGACCTCCGGCCACCTGATGGTGGACATCACCACCATGGGCTTCCGGCCGGTGACCTTCGAGGCCACGGTCGCCGGGATCGTCTCCGCGATCGAGCGGGCGCACGCCGATCTCGCCCCCGGCGCCATCGCGCTCACCGTCGGCACCGTCGGCGACGCCGGGGTGAACCGCTCCCGGGCCGCCTTCGAGCGCAACCCCGCCGCGGAACGCGCCCTGTTCCCCGGGGGCGTCAACCCCGACTCCACCACCCTGCACGTGCTGCGCGGGGGCCGGTCCGCGGGCTTCATCAACTGGTTCGGGATCCACCCCACCACCTTCGGACCGGAGCACACGCTCATCTCCGGCGACTCCAAGGGCTACGCCGCCTGGCTCACCGAGCACGCCGCCGGGGTGGATCACCGGGCCCCGGCGGAGGCGCCCTTCGTCGCCGCCTTCGCCATGTCCACCCCCGGCGACGTGTCCCCGAACCAGGGGCTCGTCCCCGGCTCCGGCCCGGGCGTCGACGAGTACGACTCCGCCCGGATCCTCGGCCGCCGGCAGGCCGACGGGGTGCGCGGCCGGGCGATCCCGCTGGCCGGCGGGGGCATCGAGGGCCGGCACCGGTGGGTGGACATGAGCGACGTCGCCGTGGCGCCCCGGTTCACCGACCACGGCCGGCCCGGGCGCACCGGCCCGGCCATCCTCGGCGCCGCCTTCGCCGCCTCCAGCCAGGAGGACGGCGGCGGGGATCCGGCGCTGGGCTTCAACGAGGGCTCCCGCGGCGGCACCCCCTGGGTGCGCCGGGTCAACGCGGTGGCGGTGCCCCCGGCGGCGAAGGAGATCCACGGGGCCAAGGAGCTGCTGCTGCCGGTGGGCTACCTGCCCGGGATGGTGCAGCAGACCCACCTCTTCCACGTGCACCGCCTCGGCGGCGTGACCATCGCCTCCCTGCCCTTCGAGCCGACCACGGTCGCCGGGGCGCGGATCCGCGCCGTCGTCGCCGAGGCCCTCGGCGCGGACCCGGCGACCGTGATCGTGCAGGGCTACGTCTCCGGCTACGGCCACTACATCGCCACCCCGCAGGAGTACGACCAGCAGGACTACGAGGGCGGGGCGACGATCTTCGGCCGGGACACCCTCGGCGCGGCGATGCAGTCCCTGCACGGTCTCGCCGCCGGCCTCGCCGCCGGGGAGGCGGTCGACCCGGGCAGCCCGGCCGGGGACCTCACCGGGATGATCCCGCCCTCGCCGAAGGGCGGGCCCCCGGTGGATCTGCCGCCGGCGGGCGGGGACTTCGGCGACGTGCTCGCCGCCCCGGGCGCCCCGGTGCGCCGCGGGGAGCCGGTGACCGTGGAGTTCGCCGCGGCCAACCCGAACGCGGACCTGCGCCACGAGGCCGGGTACCACGTGGTGGAGGATCCCTCCGGGGCGGTGGTCGCCGACGACTCCCATGAGGACACCCGGCTGCTGTTCCGGAGGGAGGGCGCCCGCACCGTGGCCACGGTGCGCTGGGACACCGCGCACGCCGCCCCCGGGGTGCACCGGATCCGCTACGCCGGCTCCGCCCGCGACGCCGCCGGCCGGCTGCGCCCCTTCACCGGGGTCGCCGAGGTGGAGCTCATCTGA
- a CDS encoding carboxymuconolactone decarboxylase family protein, which translates to MSIDNLRSGLPEYAKDLKLNLGSLTRSTELNEQQLWGALLACAAATRNDTVFSEIADEAKEHLSEEAVEAALGAASIMAMNNVAYRTRHMLGDDYAQVKFGLRMNIIAKPGVEKADFELWALAVSSMNGCEACVTSHDKVVREEGLTKEQVWEAVKVAGTVAGVAQAVMIEDAR; encoded by the coding sequence ATGAGCATCGACAACCTGCGCTCCGGTCTTCCGGAGTACGCCAAGGACCTGAAGCTGAACCTCGGCTCGCTGACCCGCTCCACCGAGCTCAACGAGCAGCAGCTGTGGGGTGCGCTGCTGGCCTGCGCCGCGGCGACCCGCAACGACACCGTCTTCTCCGAGATCGCCGACGAGGCGAAGGAGCACCTGTCCGAGGAGGCCGTCGAGGCCGCCCTGGGCGCGGCGTCCATCATGGCGATGAACAACGTCGCCTACCGGACCCGGCACATGCTCGGCGACGACTACGCCCAGGTCAAGTTCGGCCTGCGGATGAACATCATCGCCAAGCCCGGCGTGGAGAAGGCCGACTTCGAGCTCTGGGCCCTGGCCGTGTCCTCCATGAACGGCTGCGAGGCCTGCGTCACCTCCCACGACAAGGTCGTGCGCGAGGAGGGCCTGACCAAGGAGCAGGTCTGGGAGGCCGTCAAGGTCGCCGGCACCGTCGCCGGCGTCGCCCAGGCCGTGATGATCGAGGACGCCCGCTAG
- a CDS encoding peroxiredoxin, with translation MALLTVGDQFPQFNVTALKGGNLREANAQSPDDYFEEISNDSYEGKWKVVFFYPKDFTFVCPTEIAAFGKLYEEFEDRDTVVLGGSGDNEFSHFNWRATHPELTEVPYPMFADTRHDLMRALGVENADGVADRATFIVDPDGVIQFVSVTPDAVGRNVDEVLRVLDALQSEEVCACNWQKNDPTKTIDKMDVLKQELK, from the coding sequence ATGGCTCTGCTCACCGTCGGTGACCAGTTCCCGCAGTTCAACGTTACCGCCCTGAAGGGCGGCAACCTCCGCGAGGCCAACGCCCAGTCTCCGGACGACTACTTCGAGGAGATCTCCAACGACTCCTACGAGGGCAAGTGGAAGGTGGTCTTCTTCTACCCGAAGGACTTCACCTTCGTCTGCCCCACCGAGATCGCCGCCTTCGGCAAGCTCTACGAGGAGTTCGAGGACCGCGACACCGTCGTGCTCGGCGGCTCCGGCGACAACGAGTTCTCGCACTTCAACTGGCGGGCCACGCACCCCGAGCTCACCGAGGTGCCCTACCCCATGTTCGCCGACACCCGGCATGACCTGATGCGCGCCCTCGGCGTGGAGAACGCGGACGGCGTCGCCGACCGCGCCACCTTCATCGTCGACCCGGACGGCGTCATCCAGTTCGTGTCCGTCACCCCGGACGCCGTCGGCCGCAACGTCGACGAGGTGCTCCGCGTCCTCGACGCGCTGCAGTCCGAGGAGGTCTGCGCCTGCAACTGGCAGAAGAACGACCCGACCAAGACCATCGACAAGATGGACGTGCTGAAGCAGGAGCTGAAGTAA